The DNA window TTTGTTTACGTGTGGAGAGCGCAAAATGGTGTAAATGCTCTTTTCTGTAGGAAGTGGAACTGGGCCGGCCACCGATGCACCGGTGCGTTTTGCGGTATCTACAATTTTTGATGCCGACTGATCCAGCATTTGGTGATCGTATGCTTTCAATCTTATACGAATCTTTTGTTTTTTCACTGCTTTTCCTCCTTATCGCCCGATTGTTGCGGACTACTCG is part of the Desulfofalx alkaliphila DSM 12257 genome and encodes:
- the rpsJ gene encoding 30S ribosomal protein S10, producing MKKQKIRIRLKAYDHQMLDQSASKIVDTAKRTGASVAGPVPLPTEKSIYTILRSPHVNKDSREQFEMRVHKRLIDIIDPTPKTVDSLMRLDLPAGVDIEIKL